Proteins found in one Deltaproteobacteria bacterium genomic segment:
- the ybgF gene encoding tol-pal system protein YbgF has product MKTIATVSSIALLTCVWVSGCATQADLQAQNRENDQLRTQLADSRTVNDAMRRELEKMRGEMEELRFRVDRASKTRPTTVVANPQVQNLEERIASLERQLSMRRESTVPRPVPTPSTAIPAPTATPPPAEAPQVAAVPPPPTPPPPPPVLSLPLEDEILLAKESPEVQEDYRGAWQALNGQQYDKAIQQFRTFQRKNPTSELADDAQYWIGESYFTRRDYNRAILEYNDVLKYRKGDKVAAALLRQSQAFVEIGDKTDARLILQKLINDHPNSRQAKEAREKLQSLGR; this is encoded by the coding sequence GTGAAAACAATTGCTACTGTTAGTTCAATAGCCCTTCTGACCTGCGTCTGGGTGAGCGGATGTGCAACTCAGGCGGATCTCCAAGCGCAAAATCGAGAGAATGATCAGCTCCGCACGCAATTGGCTGACAGCCGAACAGTCAATGACGCCATGCGGCGAGAACTCGAAAAGATGCGCGGTGAAATGGAAGAGTTGCGTTTCCGTGTAGACCGAGCATCAAAGACTCGCCCGACAACAGTCGTCGCCAATCCTCAAGTACAAAACTTGGAGGAGCGGATCGCGTCGCTGGAACGCCAACTCAGTATGCGAAGAGAAAGTACAGTACCACGGCCTGTGCCAACGCCGTCGACAGCGATTCCGGCGCCGACAGCGACGCCACCGCCAGCCGAGGCGCCGCAAGTGGCTGCGGTTCCGCCCCCACCGACTCCGCCGCCCCCACCGCCAGTGCTCTCGCTACCACTCGAAGATGAGATTCTCCTTGCAAAGGAATCACCTGAAGTGCAAGAAGATTATCGGGGCGCATGGCAAGCTCTCAACGGCCAGCAATATGACAAGGCTATTCAACAGTTTCGGACTTTTCAGCGTAAAAACCCGACGTCCGAGCTTGCAGACGATGCTCAATACTGGATCGGCGAAAGTTACTTCACGCGCAGAGACTATAATCGCGCGATTCTTGAATACAACGATGTCTTGAAGTACCGTAAAGGCGACAAAGTTGCGGCTGCGCTGTTACGACAATCGCAAGCGTTCGTTGAAATTGGTGATAAAACTGATGCTCGGCTCATTTTGCAGAAGCTCATTAATGATCACCCGAACTCCAGACAAGCGAAAGAGGCACGCGAAAAGCTTCAGAGCCTTGGTCGTTAA
- the pal gene encoding peptidoglycan-associated lipoprotein Pal: MRSVCMRSWRILGVFLLTLLVSGCPKQQQGPGDSDLSGPGGAGGLGSSGIQDRNLAAKDPGQRTRERIEREGADRGAGGPLSDVYFDYDAFDLSTEARNALQSHADWLKNNSGAKVEIEGHCDERGTVEYNLALGAKRAKAARDYLVNLGVDANQLSTISYGEELPACKESTEDCWQQNRRAHFLLVGR; the protein is encoded by the coding sequence ATGCGGAGTGTGTGTATGCGGAGCTGGCGAATCCTCGGTGTGTTTTTGTTGACATTGTTGGTGAGTGGATGCCCGAAGCAACAGCAAGGACCAGGCGATAGTGATCTAAGTGGGCCTGGAGGTGCGGGAGGACTTGGTTCTAGCGGAATACAAGATCGGAATCTGGCAGCGAAGGACCCAGGCCAGCGTACTCGTGAACGTATCGAACGCGAAGGTGCTGATCGAGGAGCGGGCGGCCCGTTGAGTGATGTGTATTTTGATTACGATGCCTTTGATCTGTCAACCGAGGCGCGTAATGCCCTACAATCTCACGCTGATTGGTTGAAGAATAATTCTGGGGCGAAAGTTGAAATTGAAGGCCATTGTGATGAGCGCGGAACGGTCGAGTATAATCTCGCACTAGGAGCCAAGCGAGCGAAAGCCGCTCGGGACTATTTGGTAAACCTGGGGGTTGATGCGAATCAGTTGTCGACAATTAGCTATGGAGAGGAACTCCCGGCTTGTAAAGAGTCGACTGAAGATTGTTGGCAGCAAAACCGCAGAGCGCACTTTTTGTTAGTTGGTCGATAA